In Fluviicola taffensis DSM 16823, the following are encoded in one genomic region:
- a CDS encoding vWA domain-containing protein, protein MSRYFNIFFWEYDFYKPQLLWLLLVIPVLLFFWEFLQKNRTGQLKYANSEKEQLAYSVKWVRYIRWGITSFYAFSMACLVFVFAEPYNNSIDPPKIDYKNGIDIILSIDASGSMLAQDFDPNRLEVAKRVAKKFVDSRKGDRVGLVVYEGEAYTACPATLDYKLLKEQISAIEPGHLEPGTAIGSGLGVAVTRLRSDSLISKVIILLTDGSSNTGPEPLEVAELAKAKKCRVYTIGVGADGMAPTPVNTPFGVVYQNLPVEIDEGVLKEIASATNGKYFRAQDEKSLEKIYAEIDKLEKRKMEDQHLAAEPPLTLFPFFIWSMIFSLIAWGVQRLKFKLDD, encoded by the coding sequence ATGAGTCGCTATTTCAACATCTTTTTTTGGGAATATGATTTCTACAAACCACAGCTATTGTGGCTCTTATTGGTGATTCCAGTTTTGTTGTTTTTTTGGGAGTTTTTGCAAAAAAATCGTACTGGTCAATTAAAATATGCGAATTCGGAAAAAGAACAACTGGCTTATTCCGTAAAATGGGTTCGTTACATTCGCTGGGGAATTACGTCGTTTTATGCGTTCTCAATGGCTTGTCTTGTTTTTGTTTTTGCTGAACCCTACAATAATTCAATCGATCCGCCTAAGATTGATTACAAAAATGGAATTGATATTATTTTGTCGATTGATGCTTCGGGTTCCATGTTGGCACAAGATTTTGATCCAAATAGATTAGAGGTTGCTAAGCGAGTTGCAAAGAAATTTGTGGATTCAAGAAAAGGCGATCGGGTTGGTTTGGTTGTTTATGAAGGAGAGGCCTACACCGCTTGTCCAGCAACCTTGGATTATAAATTATTGAAGGAACAAATTTCAGCCATTGAGCCAGGTCATTTAGAACCCGGAACTGCAATTGGAAGTGGTTTGGGGGTTGCGGTAACCCGACTTAGAAGTGATAGCTTGATTTCCAAAGTGATTATTCTTTTAACAGATGGAAGTAGCAATACAGGTCCAGAACCCTTGGAAGTTGCTGAACTTGCCAAAGCAAAGAAATGTAGAGTTTATACGATTGGAGTAGGAGCAGATGGAATGGCTCCAACTCCTGTAAATACTCCATTTGGAGTCGTTTATCAAAATTTACCAGTAGAAATTGACGAAGGAGTTTTGAAAGAGATTGCTTCAGCTACAAATGGCAAGTATTTTAGAGCACAAGACGAAAAATCACTCGAAAAGATTTACGCAGAAATAGACAAATTGGAAAAACGTAAAATGGAAGATCAGCATTTAGCTGCTGAACCGCCGCTTACCTTGTTTCCGTTCTTTATTTGGAGTATGATATTCTCTTTAATCGCTTGGGGAGTTCAACGATTGAAATTCAAATTGGATGACTAA
- a CDS encoding AAA family ATPase, producing MIDNPHLSPSEQLQVIASEIKTEGLKYDLLRKEIGKVIVGQENMVRSLLIALLADGHVLLEGVPGLAKTLAIRTLSSAVSGDFSRIQFTPDLLPADVTGTLIYQQKSEQFAVKKGPIFANFVLADEINRAPAKVQAALLEAMQERQVTIGDSTYPLPRPFLVLATQNPIEQEGTYPLPEAQVDRFMLKVFMGYPSKSEEQLILRSNVRPEGLEKISHVMNPEDLIKGKHLTRSIYLDEKVERYIVDIVDATRNPANAGISEISKYLLYGASPRASINLALAAKANAFLEQRAFVIPDDVRTVAMDVLRHRIGLNYEAEADGVKPEQIIERLLQRVEVP from the coding sequence ATGATAGACAACCCTCATTTATCTCCTTCGGAACAGCTGCAAGTGATTGCTAGCGAAATTAAAACCGAAGGATTGAAATATGATTTATTGCGAAAAGAAATCGGTAAAGTAATTGTTGGACAAGAGAACATGGTTCGAAGTTTACTTATTGCCTTACTTGCTGATGGACACGTTTTGCTAGAAGGAGTTCCAGGATTGGCAAAAACATTAGCTATTCGAACACTTTCAAGTGCTGTTTCAGGTGACTTTTCGCGCATACAATTCACTCCCGATTTACTTCCTGCCGATGTGACGGGAACCTTGATTTATCAGCAAAAATCGGAGCAATTCGCCGTGAAAAAAGGCCCGATATTCGCCAATTTTGTCTTGGCCGATGAGATAAATCGTGCCCCAGCGAAGGTACAAGCAGCATTATTGGAAGCCATGCAAGAAAGGCAAGTAACGATTGGTGATTCAACATATCCATTGCCAAGGCCATTTTTAGTGCTAGCAACACAAAATCCGATTGAACAAGAAGGAACGTATCCTTTGCCAGAAGCGCAAGTAGATCGTTTCATGCTAAAAGTATTTATGGGCTATCCTTCCAAGTCGGAAGAGCAATTGATTTTGCGCTCCAATGTAAGACCTGAAGGGTTGGAGAAGATTTCTCACGTCATGAATCCAGAGGATTTAATAAAAGGAAAGCACTTAACACGTTCGATTTATTTGGACGAGAAAGTAGAACGATACATCGTTGACATTGTGGATGCGACGAGAAATCCAGCTAATGCTGGAATTTCCGAGATTTCGAAGTATTTACTCTATGGAGCTTCTCCGAGAGCATCCATCAATTTGGCTTTAGCCGCTAAGGCAAATGCATTTCTAGAACAACGTGCATTCGTTATTCCAGATGATGTGAGAACTGTTGCCATGGATGTTCTTCGCCATAGAATTGGCTTAAATTACGAAGCTGAAGCTGATGGAGTTAAACCTGAGCAAATCATCGAACGTTTATTGCAGCGTGTAGAAGTTCCATAA
- a CDS encoding VWA domain-containing protein, which produces MTKKTTTYQRLMSLLLISEGGWWLLVLMAYLFIPFNSWNVKLLFPEMLSLWMLIPVFAGLSWIHWNWKAKIYENYSGYGNTRMLWVTFEPLKAFLHYFLLRSTYFFIILAMAQPVAGSRKVNGSKRVLDLVICLDISNSMNTQDMGGNDVSRLTAAKQAIGELLNQLKGERIAVVIFANDAYTQLPLTMDYGAAKLFIPDIETSMISDQGTNVGRALEIAQEQFKDTESGKAILVITDGEDHEALWKEQIAELKKKNVELTYLGLGSSKGGLIPNNPYDISEGYKRESGQAVVSRIDKSGLERMASESGSILVTSDSPFPNIYDIATNYKNTKNKQVMKVEFNVDKNYFYVPTILALLCMICYFFLPILIRSNKS; this is translated from the coding sequence ATGACTAAAAAAACAACGACATATCAGCGTTTGATGAGCTTATTGCTTATTTCTGAAGGTGGTTGGTGGCTTTTGGTGTTGATGGCGTATCTTTTTATTCCATTTAATAGCTGGAATGTAAAGTTACTTTTCCCCGAAATGCTTTCACTTTGGATGCTCATTCCTGTTTTCGCAGGTTTGTCTTGGATTCATTGGAATTGGAAGGCGAAAATTTATGAGAACTATTCGGGTTATGGAAATACACGAATGCTTTGGGTAACTTTTGAGCCCTTAAAGGCCTTTTTGCATTATTTTTTGCTTCGTTCAACCTATTTCTTTATCATTTTGGCGATGGCTCAGCCTGTTGCTGGAAGCCGAAAAGTAAATGGCTCCAAACGGGTGTTGGATTTGGTTATTTGTTTAGATATTTCAAATTCCATGAACACCCAAGACATGGGAGGAAATGATGTGAGTCGATTAACAGCTGCAAAACAAGCAATTGGGGAATTACTAAATCAATTGAAAGGTGAGCGAATTGCAGTGGTCATTTTTGCAAACGATGCGTATACTCAGCTTCCTTTAACAATGGATTATGGCGCTGCAAAATTGTTTATTCCAGATATTGAAACATCCATGATTTCAGATCAAGGAACCAATGTTGGAAGAGCTTTGGAAATCGCACAAGAGCAATTTAAAGACACCGAATCTGGAAAAGCGATATTAGTGATTACCGATGGCGAAGATCATGAAGCTCTTTGGAAAGAACAAATTGCAGAATTGAAAAAGAAAAATGTAGAATTGACCTATTTGGGATTAGGTTCTAGTAAAGGTGGCTTGATTCCAAATAATCCGTACGATATCTCTGAAGGTTATAAAAGAGAAAGTGGACAGGCTGTTGTCTCAAGAATCGACAAAAGTGGTTTAGAAAGAATGGCAAGTGAATCAGGAAGTATCTTGGTTACATCGGATTCGCCCTTTCCGAATATTTATGATATTGCTACAAATTATAAAAACACCAAAAACAAACAGGTGATGAAAGTGGAATTTAATGTAGATAAAAACTATTTTTACGTCCCTACAATTTTGGCACTTCTATGCATGATATGCTACTTCTTTTTACCAATTCTAATACGCTCAAATAAGTCATGA
- a CDS encoding tetratricopeptide repeat protein has translation MFGQDWKETVNQARRLYKKGDYKEALKYYKRAEQLAPNDVDLSQEIGQTAYKANDFKTASEHFEHLAKTAKTKQKEIQAKTNLGESRMKQQDYQGAIDTYKDVLRLDQDNEKARQRLMEAKRLLEQQKKQQDKKDKENKNQNKDNQDQDQQNKSDQDKKEQQNKKQQDQQSQGNKSEKQKLEDKETERKLDEFSKQEQHTKKRLDGSKGTTGGSKARKDW, from the coding sequence TTGTTTGGTCAAGACTGGAAAGAGACTGTTAACCAAGCTCGGCGGCTCTACAAAAAAGGAGATTACAAAGAAGCGTTAAAGTATTATAAAAGAGCTGAACAGTTAGCCCCAAATGATGTAGATTTGTCACAGGAGATAGGTCAAACAGCTTATAAAGCAAATGATTTTAAAACTGCTTCAGAACATTTTGAGCACTTAGCAAAGACTGCTAAAACGAAACAAAAAGAGATTCAGGCTAAAACAAATTTGGGAGAATCTCGTATGAAGCAGCAAGATTATCAAGGTGCAATTGATACATACAAAGATGTACTAAGGTTGGATCAGGATAATGAAAAAGCCAGACAGCGACTGATGGAAGCAAAACGTTTGTTGGAGCAACAAAAGAAACAACAGGACAAAAAAGACAAAGAGAATAAAAATCAAAATAAAGACAATCAAGATCAGGATCAGCAAAATAAAAGCGATCAGGATAAAAAAGAACAACAAAATAAAAAGCAACAAGATCAACAGTCTCAAGGAAATAAGAGCGAAAAACAAAAGTTAGAAGACAAAGAAACGGAGCGAAAACTAGATGAGTTTAGCAAACAAGAACAACATACAAAGAAAAGATTGGATGGTTCAAAAGGGACAACAGGTGGAAGCAAAGCACGTAAAGACTGGTAG
- a CDS encoding ankyrin repeat domain-containing protein codes for MCSIFAGFSAHSQDVFESARTGNIKQLKKLISLNKDTILKVNQMGFDPLMIACYRGQTKCAVFLIQHGADVNRPSAEGSALQAACYQNNTDLARLLISKGAQLNTQGPDGNTALMYAVLNQNLKLVDLLKKGGADLKLTNKDGQTAHSLAMTLSNSKIQKLVQ; via the coding sequence ATGTGTTCAATATTTGCGGGATTTTCAGCTCATTCTCAAGATGTTTTTGAATCGGCACGAACAGGAAATATCAAGCAGTTAAAAAAACTGATTTCGTTAAATAAAGACACTATTTTGAAAGTGAATCAAATGGGTTTTGATCCTTTGATGATTGCTTGTTATCGTGGTCAAACAAAGTGTGCAGTATTTTTGATCCAACATGGAGCAGATGTTAATCGCCCTTCAGCTGAAGGGAGTGCTTTACAAGCGGCATGTTATCAAAATAATACAGATCTCGCAAGGTTGTTGATTTCGAAAGGAGCGCAATTGAATACTCAAGGTCCAGATGGCAATACAGCGTTGATGTATGCCGTTTTGAATCAAAATCTGAAATTGGTGGATTTGCTTAAGAAAGGAGGTGCAGATTTGAAGTTGACAAACAAGGATGGACAAACAGCCCATTCACTTGCAATGACCTTGAGTAATTCCAAAATTCAAAAGCTAGTTCAATGA
- a CDS encoding DUF58 domain-containing protein, with translation MDKEALLKRIRTIELQTRGMTEQVFAGQYQSAFKGRGMSFSEVRSYQFGDDVRTIDWNVTARFREPYIKIFEEERELTVLLIIDVSGSMYFGQGKDSKISLAVELAATLAFSAAKKNDKVGAILISDEVEYYVPPKKGFGHVHFLLRKLINLNPKSTGTSLDMGLRYARNIFKQRSICFVISDFSQSEISKEGFANTARKHDLVALGVSDPGEGKLPDVGFVRWVNAETKATNWIDSSSVNVRKEYENNFQLRKEKTEIFFQQLGIDAAFFEVGDHVYLPLLQLFKRRK, from the coding sequence ATGGATAAAGAAGCTTTACTGAAACGCATTCGTACCATCGAACTTCAAACTCGTGGGATGACCGAACAAGTATTCGCTGGACAATATCAGTCTGCGTTTAAAGGTCGTGGTATGTCTTTTAGTGAAGTCAGATCTTATCAGTTTGGGGATGATGTCCGAACTATTGATTGGAATGTAACTGCTCGTTTTCGTGAACCTTATATCAAGATTTTTGAAGAAGAGCGCGAATTGACGGTTTTGCTCATTATTGATGTTTCAGGATCGATGTATTTTGGTCAAGGAAAAGATTCGAAGATTTCATTGGCCGTTGAACTTGCAGCAACATTGGCTTTTTCAGCAGCTAAAAAGAACGATAAAGTAGGAGCAATCCTCATTTCAGATGAAGTAGAATATTATGTTCCACCAAAAAAAGGATTTGGTCATGTTCATTTTTTGCTTCGAAAATTGATTAATCTGAACCCAAAATCAACAGGTACAAGTCTTGACATGGGTTTGAGATATGCTCGAAATATTTTCAAACAACGAAGTATTTGTTTTGTAATTAGTGACTTTTCACAATCAGAAATCTCCAAAGAAGGATTTGCAAATACTGCCCGCAAACACGATTTGGTGGCACTTGGAGTAAGTGATCCAGGAGAAGGAAAACTTCCCGATGTAGGTTTTGTACGTTGGGTAAATGCCGAAACGAAGGCTACCAATTGGATTGATAGTTCTTCTGTGAATGTTCGAAAAGAATATGAGAACAACTTCCAACTTCGAAAAGAAAAAACAGAAATCTTTTTCCAGCAATTGGGAATTGATGCTGCATTTTTTGAGGTTGGTGATCATGTTTATTTGCCTTTACTCCAATTATTCAAACGCCGCAAATGA
- a CDS encoding DUF4381 family protein, giving the protein MRICLSILTICCFGMVGAQTKHVFWEHDSVRVGDKAKLTILVKYKPSKFDYNPISGVFICDVIHKGETLWKPGGELEITSFKDTTYTQKGVSYWKGVYELTAWDSAKYRLPDLWMTWKDSTFSFRAPSLHVGFVKKKVKEGIDEIVIEPETDSWRFLKDYWWLILIVLVGITLAILWNRRRKIQKTEELSLRDRTLLAIKQLKKKEEWLHGKTKSHYVSFSSILKMYLSSRFELNLMERTTQETIALLRLKQLDFVMVKRIEILLKESDMVKFAKTELDDIHIRSSLMRLEEIITELSPLEIPE; this is encoded by the coding sequence ATGAGGATTTGCTTATCCATATTGACAATTTGCTGTTTCGGAATGGTTGGCGCGCAAACCAAACATGTTTTTTGGGAGCATGATTCTGTACGTGTTGGGGATAAAGCTAAATTGACCATTTTGGTTAAATACAAGCCAAGTAAGTTTGATTACAATCCAATTTCAGGAGTGTTTATTTGTGATGTCATTCATAAAGGTGAAACGCTTTGGAAACCAGGAGGTGAACTAGAAATCACTTCTTTCAAAGACACCACATATACCCAAAAAGGAGTTTCTTATTGGAAAGGCGTTTATGAACTAACAGCTTGGGATTCTGCAAAATACCGCCTGCCTGATTTATGGATGACCTGGAAGGATTCCACATTTTCTTTTAGAGCACCGTCTTTACATGTTGGATTCGTGAAGAAAAAAGTAAAAGAAGGTATTGATGAAATTGTGATTGAACCAGAAACCGATTCTTGGAGATTTTTGAAAGATTATTGGTGGTTGATTCTGATTGTTCTTGTGGGAATCACTTTGGCCATTTTATGGAATCGACGTCGAAAAATTCAAAAAACAGAAGAGTTGAGTTTGAGAGATCGAACGCTGTTAGCTATTAAACAGTTGAAAAAGAAGGAAGAATGGCTTCATGGGAAAACCAAATCTCACTATGTTTCTTTTTCTTCTATTTTGAAGATGTATTTGAGCTCTAGATTTGAATTGAACCTAATGGAACGCACTACACAAGAAACAATTGCTTTACTGAGGTTGAAACAATTGGATTTTGTAATGGTAAAACGCATTGAAATTCTCTTGAAAGAATCAGATATGGTAAAGTTTGCGAAGACCGAGTTGGATGACATCCACATTCGATCTAGTTTGATGCGCCTAGAAGAAATAATCACCGAATTAAGTCCACTAGAAATTCCAGAATGA